A stretch of the Panthera uncia isolate 11264 chromosome E2 unlocalized genomic scaffold, Puncia_PCG_1.0 HiC_scaffold_20, whole genome shotgun sequence genome encodes the following:
- the ANKRD11 gene encoding ankyrin repeat domain-containing protein 11 isoform X5, with translation MESRRTRTQMPPAQSMSWYCKAGSLLEGPWHEMEVPRSKKKEKQGPERKRIKKEPVTRKAGLLFGMGLSGIRAGYPLSERQQVALLMQMTAEESANSPVDTTPKHPSQSTVCQKGTPNSASKTKDKVNKRNERGETRLHRAAIRGDARRIKELIGEGADVNVKDFAGWTALHEACNRGYYDVAKQLLAAGAEVNTKGLDDDTPLHDAANNGHYKVVKLLLRYGGNPQQSNRKGETPLKVANSPTMVNLLLGKGTYTSSEESSTAESSEEEDAPSFAPSSSVDGNNTDSEFEKGLKHKAKNPEPQKTVTPVKDEYEFDEDDEQDRVPPVDDKHLLKKDYRKETKSNSFISIPKMEVKSYTKNNTIAPKKAAHRILSDTSDEEDVGVTVGTGEKLRLSAHTILPGNKTREPSNSKQQKEKNKVKKKRKKETKGKEVRFGKRNDKFCSSESESESSESGEDDGDSVGSSGCLKESPLVLKDPSLFSSLSASSTSSHGSSAAQKHNPGHADQHARHWRTDNWKSISSPAWSEVSSLSDSTRTRLTSESDCSSEGSSVESLKPVRKKQEHRKRGGLQSTLSEKKNSFHASVDGAVPKLDKEGKVVKKHKTKHKHKNKEKGLCSVGQELKLKSFAYEYEDSKQRPEKAILLDGDVPSEGKLKALKHDRDHFRKEERLGKLKPEDREWLFKEEVVKVSKDEKALKRIKEVSRSFREEKDRGSKAEREKLGKEKSPKEERLRLHKEERKKKSKDRPAKLEKKNDCKEDRIPKEKEKAFKEEKEKLKKEKVYREDSSAFDEYCNKSQFLENEDTKFSLSDDQQDRWFSDLSDSSFDFKGDDSWDSPVTDYRDVKSDPVARLILETVKEDSKEKKRESKGREKRDYGDRRSDRDAFFRKKDRDCLDKSSERRKEQADKHKGIPGCLPDKDKKRRESAEGGRDRKDPLEAAKERKDGRPKPEEAHREEPKELAGEASFKDRPDCDFGKGPEPWERLHAARDKEKKERGKLEKYKDKSGDRDKSEKSVLEKCQKDKEFDKCFKEKKDPKEKHKDKERKASLDQVKEKREKNFPGLLSEDFPEKKDEKKGKEKSWYIADIFTDESEDEKDEFAASGLRLGDAGDAPRADGPQDTDRHRKHSADRQHSEKQKDRELREKKKEKGAAEGAKDKKEKVLEKHKDKKDKEGADKYKDRKDRTSADPTQEKKNKQKPPEKLERKPSAEDKARSRHRERPDREHCRDRKVSRSAEAEKSLLERLEEEALHAYREDSNDKASEVSSDSFTDRGQEPGLSALLEVSFTEPPEEKVKERERHRHSSSSSKKSHDRERVRKDKCEKRDKSDDYKDTGSRKDPGQYDKDFSDADAYGIPYGAKADVEDELDKTIELFAAEKKDKNDSEREPSKKAEKELKPYGCGAAGALKDKRRRERHRERWRDEREKHRDRHGDGPPRHHKDEQKPAARDKDNPPNALRDKSRDESLKLSETKPKEKFKENPEKEKGDSVKVGNGNDKPPAARDQGKRDARPREKLLGDGDLMMTSFERMLSQKDLEVEERHKRHKERMKQMEKMRHRSGDPKLKDRAKPAEDVRKKGLDGPARRPLVPDPAPKDKRPKEPALAPPAADGKPPPGPAGDARDWLAGPHAKEALPASPRPDQGRPTGVPTPASVVSCPSYEEAMHTPRTPSCSADDYSDLIFDCADPQPVSSTSASACSPSFFDRFSVAASGISETASQTPTRPLCTSLYRSVSVDIRRTPEEEFSTGDKLFRQQSVPTASSYGSPGQRLEDKAPVPPGPAEKFACLSPGYYSPDYGIPSPKADALHCPPAAVVNVTPSPEGAFSGLQAKSPPSHRDELLAPSMEGALPPDLGIPLDATEDQQATAAIIPPEPSYLEPLDEGPFSTVITEDPVEWAHPAASEQALSCSLIGGAPENPVSWPVGPDLLLKSPQRLPESPQHFCPTEALHPAAPGPFGAPEPPYPGSPDSYPLSATEPGLEGAKGDVVDTVPAAVPAPEEPAPFAPPSRLEPFFTNCKPLPDAPPDAAPEPACLATVTQVEALAPMENNFLENGHDLSALGQVEAVPWPDGFPNSEDDLDLGPFSLPELPLQAKDVSDVETEPVEETPLGPPENTPAGPPVVPNGGDVPAAAAEEQPALPPDQAAPRLPAEPEPEPPEEPEPDVMLETAVEAGVTSEGTVPPEDSDSSLGPAPPAPERHPAGSGDEEAEGRDPPAASHGTPDAAVVAAAAAAADGPAQAHAEDGAGPLDGAGPEGPVGGIQPEASEPEPKPAVEAPKAPKVEEIPQRMTRNRAQMLANQSKQSSPPADKEPAPAPPPRAKGRCCEEDDPQAQHPRKRRFQRSSQQLQQQMNTSTQQTREVIQQTLAAIVDAIKLDDIEPYHSDRSNPYFEYLQIRKKIEEKRKILCYITPQAPQCYAEYVTYTGSYLLDGKPLSKLHIPVIAPPPSLAEPLKELFKQQEAVRGKLRLQHSIEREKLIVSCEQEILRVHCRAARTIANQAVPFSACTMLLDSEVYNMPLESQRPRLSPQGDENKSVRDRFNARQFISWLQDVDDKYDRMKVCGEQLLSPAGGQTSVGPHLEPSSKVTAHTHHHCSGRADQCSSQRAWVGARERLANVSPDAAAARGRGPERRAADGVAAEGPGAGPRRAQGAVCARGALLLRAHGRRQRRLRASAGLTPRGTATRDTGEGRTRLPGAAAESRQRGETLSLGRGRPGRDPALGPSPRELPREHEETAASGSAFRAAARAFQELQNGCIFYNFLFHSDQLKERKLRRPPLTDSDLRVGGRGRASDGRGYCGRAQGCPPAAEGHRAGTLGLCF, from the exons ATGGAGAGCAGAAGGACTCGGACACAG ATGCCTCCAGCTCAGTCCATGTCGTGGTACTGCAAGGCTGGTTCGCTCCTCGAAGGGCCATGGCATGAAATGGAGGTCCCTAGAAGCAAGAAGAAAG AGAAGCAGGGTCCTGAGCGCAAGAGGATTAAGAAGGAGCCCGTCACCCGGAAGGCCGGGCTGCTGTTTGGCATGGGGCTGTCTGGGATCCGAGCCGGCTACCCCCTCTCCGAGCGCCAGCAGGTGGCTCTCCTCATGCAGATGACTGCCGAGGAGTCCGCCAACAGCCCAG TAGACACGACACCAAAGCACCCCTCCCAGTCGACAGTGTGTCAGAAGGGGACGCCGAACTCCGCCtcgaaaaccaaagacaaagtgAACAAGCGGAACGAGCGCGGAGAGACCCGCCTGCACCGCGCGGCCATCCGCGGGGACGCCCGGCGCATCAAGGAGCTCATCGGCGAGGGCGCGGACGTCAACGTCAAGGACTTTGCAG GCTGGACAGCGCTGCACGAGGCGTGTAACCGGGGCTACTACGACGTCGCCAAGCAGCTGCTGGCCGCAGGGGCAGAGGTGAACACCAAGGGCCTAGACGACGACACCCCCCTGCACGACGCTGCGAACAACGGGCACTACAAG GTGGTGAAGCTGTTGTTGCGGTATGGCGGGAACCCTCAGCAAAGCAACAGAAAAGGCGAGACGCCGCTGAAGGTGGCCAACTCCCCGACCATGGTGAATCTCCTGTTGGGCAAGGGGACCTACACGTCCAGCGAGGAGAGCTCGACCG CAGAGAGCTCAGAGGAGGAAGACGCCCCATCGTTCGCACCTTCTAGCTCAGTTGACGGCAATAATACAGACTCTGAATTTGAAAAAGGCCTGAAGCACAAGGCTAAGAATCCAGAGCCCCAGAAAACTGTGACCCCCGTCAAGGATGAGTACGAGTTTGACGAGGACGACGAGCAGGACAGAGTCCCTCCAGTGGACGACAAACACTTACTGAAAAAGGATTACAGAAAAGAAACTAAatcaaatagttttatttctatacccaaaatggaagtgaaaagttACACTAAAAATAACACGATTGCACCAAAGAAAGCGGCTCATCGCATCCTGTCAGACACGTCAGACGAGGAGGACGTTGGTGTCACTGTGGGGACAGGAGAGAAGCTGAGGCTCTCGGCACACACGATACTGCCCGGTAACAAAACGCGGGAACCTTCCAATTccaagcagcagaaagagaaaaataaagtgaaaaagaagcGAAAGAAGGAGACAAAAGGCAAGGAAGTGCGGTTTGGGAAGAGGAATGACAAGTTCTGCTCCTCCGAGTCGGAGAGCGAGTCCTCGGAGAGCGGGGAGGACGACGGGGACTCGGTGGGGAGCTCTGGCTGCCTCAAGGAGTCCCCGCTGGTGCTGAAGGACCCGTCCCTGTTCAGCTCTCTGTCCGCCTCCTCCACCTCGTCTCACGGGAGCTCTGCCGCCCAGAAGCATAACCCCGGCCACGCGGACCAGCACGCCAGGCACTGGCGGACAGACAATTGGAAGAGCATCTCTTCTCCCGCCTGGTCGGAGGTCAGCTCTTTATCAGACTCCACAAGGACGAGACTGACGAGCGAGTCTGACTGCTCCTCCGAGGGCTCCAGCGTGGAGTCGCTGAAGCCCGTGAGGAAGAAGCAGGAGCACAGGAAGCGGGGCGGCCTGCAGAGCACGCTGTCGGAGAAGAAGAACTCTTTCCACGCCAGCGTGGACGGCGCCGTTCCCAAGCTGGACAAGGAGGGCAAGGTCgtcaagaaacacaaaacaaaacacaaacacaaaaacaaggagaaaggGCTGTGCTCCGTCGGTCAGGAACTCAAGCTGAAAAGTTTCGCCTACGAGTATGAGGACTCCAAGCAGCGGCCGGAGAAGGCCATACTTCTGGACGGCGACGTTCCCAGCGAGGGCAAGCTGAAGGCCTTGAAGCACGACCGGGACCACTTCAGGAAGGAAGAGCGGCTCGGCAAGCTGAAGCCGGAAGACAGGGAGTGGCTCTTCAAGGAGGAGGTGGTCAAAGTTTCCAAAGACGAGAAGGCCCTGAAGAGAATCAAAGAGGTGAGCAGGTCTTTCCGAGAAGAGAAGGACCGTGGGagtaaagcagaaagagagaaactagggaaggagaagtctcccaaagagGAACGACTGAGGCtccacaaagaggaaagaaagaaaaagtccaaAGACAGGCCCGCCAAGCTAGAGAAGAAGAACGACTGTAAGGAGGACAGGATTccaaaggagaaggagaaggctttcaaagaagaaaaagaaaaactgaaaaaagaaaaggtctacAGGGAAGACTCTTCCGCTTTCGATGAGTATTGTAACAAGAGTCAGTTTCTGGAGAACGAAGACACCAAATTCAGCCTTTCCGACGACCAGCAGGACCGGTGGTTCTCGGACTTGTCCGATTCGTCCTTTGATTTCAAAGGGGACGACAGTTGGGATTCTCCAGTGACAGACTACAGGGATGTTAAAAGTGACCCCGTGGCCAGACTGATCCTGGAGACCGTGAAGGAGGACAGCAAGGAAAAGAAGCGGGAGAGCAAGGGCCGTGAGAAGCGGGACTACGGGGACAGGCGCAGCGACAGGGACGCCTTCTTCCGGAAGAAGGACAGAGACTGTCTGGACAAGAGCTctgagaggaggaaggagcaggcagACAAGCATAAGGGCATCCCCGGCTGCCTTCCCGACAAGGACAAAAAGCGGAGGGAGTCCGCCGAGGGCGGGCGGGACAGGAAGGACCCCCTCGAGGCCGCCAAGGAGCGGAAGGATGGCAGGCCCAAGCCCGAGGAGGCCCACCGGGAGGAGCCGAAGGAGCTGGCTGGCGAGGCCAGCTTCAAGGACAGGCCCGACTGTGACTTTGGGAAGGGCCCCGAGCCCTGGGAGAGGCTCCATGCAGCAAGAgacaaggagaagaaggaaagggggaaattagagaaatacaaagataagTCCGGTGACAGAGATAAAAGCGAAAAGTCTGTCCTTGAGAAATGTCAGAAGGACAAGGAGTTTGATAAATGCTTTAAAGAGAAGAAGGATCCCAAGGAGAAGCATAAGGACAAGGAGAGAAAGGCATCTCTTGACCAggtgaaagaaaagagggagaagaattTCCCTGGACTTCTCTCCGAGGACTTCCCTGAAAAAAAAGACGAGAAGAAGGGTAAAGAGAAGAGCTGGTACATCGCCGACATATTCACAGACGAAAGCGAGGACGAGAAGGACGAGTTCGCGGCCAGCGGGCTCCGACTCGGGGACGCCGGGGACGCGCCGCGGGCGGACGGCCCCCAGGACACCGACCGGCACCGGAAGCACTCTGCCGACCGGCAGCactcagagaagcagaaagatcGAGAGCTccgagaaaagaaaaaggagaagggagcCGCGGAAGGGGcgaaagacaagaaagagaaggTCCTGGAGAAGCACAAGGACAAGAAGGACAAAGAGGGTGCGGACAAGTACAAGGACAGGAAGGACCGCACCTCGGCCGACCCCAcccaggaaaagaagaacaagcaGAAGCCTCCCGAGAAGCTGGAGCGGAAGCCCTCCGCAGAGGACAAGGCCAGGAGCAGGCACCGCGAGAGGCCGGACCGGGAGCACTGCCGGGACAGGAAGGTGTCGAGGAGCGCCGAGGCGGAGAAGAGCCTGctggagaggctggaggaggaggcccTGCACGCGTACCGGGAGGACTCCAACGACAAGGCCAGCGAGGTGTCCTCGGACAGCTTCACCGACCGCGGGCAGGAGCCCGGCCTGAGCGCCCTCCTAGAGGTGTCCTTCACGGAGCCCCCGGAGGAGAAGgtcaaggagagagaaaggcacagacaCTCTTCATCCTCGTCCAAGAAAAGCCACGATCGGGAGAGAGTCCGGAAAGACAAGTGTGAGAAGAGAGACAAGAGCGACGATTACAAGGACACAGGCAGCAGGAAGGACCCCGGCCAGTACGACAAGGACTTCTCGGACGCCGACGCTTACGGGATCCCTTACGGCGCCAAAGCGGACGTAGAGGACGAGCTAGATAAAACCATTGAGTTGTTCGCCgctgaaaagaaagataaaaacgATTCCGAGAGAGAGCCTTCCAAGAAAGCGGAGAAGGAGCTGAAGCCTTATGGCTGTGGTGCCGCCGGTGCCCTCAAGGACAAGAGGCGGCGGGAGAGGCACCGCGAGAGGTGGCGGGACGAGCGGGAGAAGCACAGGGACAGGCACGGCGACGGGCCCCCGCGGCACCACAAGGACGAGCAGAAGCCTGCGGCCAGAGACAAGGACAACCCTCCAAACGCACTCAGAGACAAGTCCCGGGACGAGAGCCTGAAGCTCAGCGAGACCAAACCGAAGGAGAAATTCAAGGAAAACCCCGAGAAGGAAAAGGGTGACTCGGTGAAGGTCGGCAACGGCAACGATAAGCCGCCGGCAGCCAGAGACCAGGGCAAGAGAGATGCCCGGCCCAGAGAGAAGCTTCTGGGCGACGGCGACCTGATGATGACCAGCTTCGAGCGCATGCTGTCCCAGAAGGACCTGGAGGTCGAGGAGCGGCACAAGCGGCACAAGGAGAGGATGAAGCAGATGGAGAAGATGAGGCACCGGTCCGGAGACCCGAAGCTCAAGGACAGGGCGAAGCCCGCTGAGGACGTGCGCAAGAAGGGCCTGGACGGGCCCGCACGGAGGCCGCTGGTGCCGGACCCCGCCCCGAAGGACAAGAGGCCCAAGGAGCCCGCTCTGGCCCCGCCGGCCGCCGACGGCAAGCCCCCCCCGGGGCCGGCCGGGGACGCCAGGGACTGGCTGGCGGGGCCGCACGCCAAAGAGGCGCTGCCCGCCTCCCCGAGGCCGGACCAGGGCCGGCCCACCGGGGTCCCCACGCCCGCGTCCGTGGTGTCGTGCCCCAGCTACGAGGAGGCCATGCACACGCCCAGGACCCCGTCCTGCAGCGCGGACGACTACTCCGACCTCATTTTCGACTGCGCTGACCCCCAGCCCGTCTCCAGCACATCCGCCAGCGCCTGCTCCCCCTCTTTCTTCGACAGGTTCTCTGTGGCAGCGAGTGGGATTTCGGAAACCGCGAGCCAGACGCCTACGAGGCCGCTGTGCACGAGCCTGTACCGTTCGGTGTCTGTCGATATCCGGAGGACCCCCGAGGAAGAATTCAGCACTGGGGACAAGCTGTTCAGACAGCAGAGCGTCCCCACCGCGTCCAGTTACGGCTCGCCAGGGCAGCGCCTGGAGGACAAGGCCCCCGTGCCCCCGGGTCCTGCCGAGAAGTTCGCCTGCTTGTCCCCGGGGTACTACTCCCCAGACTATggcatcccctcccccaaagcgGACGCCCTGCACTGCCCGCCTGCGGCTGTGGTCAATGTCACCCCCTCCCCAGAGGGTGCTTTCTCTGGCTTACAAGCGAAGTCCCCCCCTTCGCACAGAGATGAGCTGTTGGCCCCGTCCATGGAGGGGGCCCTTCCGCCTGACTTGGGCATCCCCCTGGATGCCACGGAGGACCAGCAGGCCACTGCCGCCATCATCCCCCCGGAGCCCAGCTACCTGGAGCCGCTGGACGAGGGCCCCTTCAGCACGGTCATCACGGAGGACCCCGTCGAGTGGGCGCACCCAGCTGCCTCGGAGCAGGCCCTGTCCTGCAGCCTGATTGGGGGCGCCCCCGAGAACCCTGTCAGCTGGCCTGTGGGGCCGGACCTCCTGCTTAAGTCCCCACAGCGCCTCCCGGAGTCCCCGCAGCACTTCTGCCCCACCGAGGCCCTCCACCCCGCCGCCCCGGGGCCCTTCGGCGCCCCAGAGCCCCcttacccaggctcccctgactCCTACCCTCTGTCGGCCACCGAACCTGGACTCGAGGGCGCCAAAGGCGACGTGGTGGACACGGTCCCGGCCGCTGTGCCCGCCCCAGAAGAACCGGccccctttgcccctccttcCAGGCTGGAGCCCTTTTTCACCAACTGCAAACCGCTCCCTGACGCGCCCCCCGACGCGGCCCCCGAGCCTGCGTGTTTGGCCACCGTGACTCAGGTGGAGGCTCTGGCGCCCATGGAGAATAACTTCCTGGAAAATGGGCACGACCTGTCGGCCCTCGGCCAGGTGGAAGCGGTGCCCTGGCCTGATGGCTTCCCCAACTCCGAGGACGACTTAGACCTGGGGCCCTTCTCTCTGCCAGAGCTTCCTCTTCAGGCTAAAGACGTTTCTGATGTCGAAACGGAACCAGTAGAAGAGACTCCCCTTGGCCCTCCGGAAAACACCCCCGCGGGGCCCCCCGTAGTCCCGAATGGCGGGGATGTCCCTGCAGCGGCTGCCGAGGAACAGCCCGCACTGCCTCCCGACCAGGCGGCTCCCCGGCTCCCCGCCGAGCCCGAGCCGGAGCCCCCCGAGGAGCCCGAGCCGGATGTGATGTTGGAGACCGCGGTAGAGGCAGGGGTCACGTCAGAGGGGACGGTCCCCCCCGAGGACTCGGACTCCAGCCTGGGGCCCGCACCGCCAGCCCCGGAGCGGCATCCAGCAGGGAGCGGAGACGAGGAGGCCGAGGGCCGGGACCCCCCGGCCGCGTCCCACGGCACCCCCGACGCCGCTGTCgttgctgccgccgccgccgccgcggatGGCCCGGCACAGGCACACGCGGAGGACGGGGCCGGCCCGCTCGACGGGGCCGGCCCCGAGGGACCTGTGGGCGGCATCCAGCCCGAAGCTTCGGAACCAGAACCCAAACCCGCGGTCGAAGCCCCGAAGGCGCCCAAGGTGGAGGAGATCCCCCAGCGCATGACGAGGAACCGGGCTCAGATGCTGGCCAACCAGAGCAAGCAGAGCTCGCCGCCCGCCGACAAGgagcccgcccccgccccgcccccccgcgcCAAGGGCCGCTGCTGCGAGGAGGACGACCCCCAGGCCCAGCACCCGCGCAAGCGCCGCTTCCAGCGCTCCAGccagcagctgcagcagcagaTGAACACGTCCACGCAGCAGACGCGGGAGGTGATCCAGCAGACGCTGGCCGCCATCGTGGACGCCATCAAGCTGGATGACATCGAGCCGTACCACAGCGACAGGTCCAACCCCTACTTCGAGTACCTGCAGATCAGGAAGAAGATCGAGGAGAAGCGCAAGATTCTCTGCTATATCACGCCGCAGGCGCCCCAGTGCTACGCCGAGTACGTCACCTACACGGGCTCCTACCTCCTGGACGGCAAGCCGCTCAGCAAGCTGCACATCCCCGTG AtcgcgccccctccctccctggcggAGCCCCTGAAGGAGCTGTTCAAGCAGCAGGAGGCCGTGAGGGGGAAGCTGCGGCTGCAGCACAGCATCGAGCGG GAAAAGCTCATAGTCTCCTGCGAGCAGGAGATCCTGCGGGTTCACTGCCGGGCAGCGAGAACCATCGCGAACCAGGCGGTGCCGTTCAGCGCCTGCACCATGCTGCTGGACTCCGAGGTCTACAACATGCCTCTGGAGAGTCAG CGTCCGCGCCTCTCCCCTCAGGGCGACGAGAACAAGTCCGTGCGCGACCGGTTCAATGCACGCCAGTTCATCTCGTGGCTCCAGGACGTGGACGACAAGTACGACCGCATGAAG GTGTGCGGGGAGCAGCTCCTGTCACCAGCTGGCGGTCAGACCTCTGTGGGACCCCACCTTGAGCCCTCCTCAAAGGTCACAGCACACACCCATCACCACTGCTCTGGACGTGCTGACCAGTGCAGCAGCCAGAGAGCATGGGTGGGAGCTAGAGAAAGATTAGCAA ACGTGTCTCCTGATGCGGCAGCAGCACGAGGCCGCGGCCCTGAACGCCGTGCAGCGGATGGAGTGGCAGCTGAAGGCCCAGGAGCTGGACCCCGCCGGGCACAAGGCGCTGTGTGTGCACGAGGTGCCCTCCTTCTACGTGCCCATGGTCGACGTCAACGACGACTTCGTGCTTCTGCCGGCCTGACGCCCCGCGGGACGGCCACACGGGACACAGGCGAGGGCCGCACGCGTCTGCCCGGCGCCGCTGCCGAGTCCAGGCAGCGCGGGGAGACCTTGTCCCTCGGGCGGGGACGTCCAGGGAGAGACCCCGCACTTGGCCCCTCCCCCCGGGAGCTGCCGCGGGAGCACGAGGAGACGGCGGCCTCGGGGTCTGCTTTCCGGGCGGCTGCACGGGCATTTCAGGAGCTGCAGAACGGATGTATTTTTTACAATTTCCTGTTCCATTCTGAtcaactaaaagaaagaaaattaaggcgGCCACCCCTCACGGACAGTGACCTCCGGGTCGGAGGGCGGGGACGGGCTTCGGACGGGCGGGGATACTGTGGCCGCGCGCAGGGCTGCCCGCCCGCTGCGGAGGGACACAGAGCCGGGACTCTCGGGTTGTGTTTTTAA